The proteins below come from a single Gossypium raimondii isolate GPD5lz chromosome 2, ASM2569854v1, whole genome shotgun sequence genomic window:
- the LOC105789619 gene encoding F-box/kelch-repeat protein At5g60570-like, translated as MEPIGTFAYWPTIKKFLGNAFLPLLPEAIQGFLAPGVYLYPLAIQGFEHWVYLACNMMPWEAFDPMRQKWMRLPRIPCDDCFTCADKESLAVGSELLVFGHELSGFAIWMYSLVTHNWSKCLLMNLPRCLFGSSSLGEIAIVAGGSDKNGNVLQSVELYNSKVGTWQTLPDMNFLRKLCPRFFMDGKFYVIGGMSSDTDCLTCGEEYNIETRSWRRIENMYPPPLVLVVNNRFTHDQATNEVKKYDKVNNSWSVVKRLPVRADSSYGWGLAFKACGNSLLVIGAGGHGRHDDGVIVLHSWNPDEGNRDGQEWNVLAVKARAGAFVYNCAVMDCYNFYCLSIINFIVLFPIL; from the exons ATGGAACCAATAGGAACTTTTGCATATTGGCCAACAATAAAAAAGTTCCTT GGGAACGCTTTTTTGCCTCTTCTGCCTGAGGCAATACAAGGGTTTTTAGCACCTGGAGTGTACCTTTATCCCTTGGCAATACAAGGGTTTGAACACTGGGTTTACTTGGCTTGTAATATGATGCCTTGGGAAGCTTTTGATCCTATGAGACAGAAATGGATGAGATTACCTAGAATTCCATGTGATGATTGTTTTACTTGTGCTGACAAGGAGTCTCTTGCAGTGGGGAGTGAATTACTTGTATTTGGTCATGAATTGTCAGGATTTGCTATTTGGATGTATAGTTTGGTTACCCACAATTGGTCTAAATGTCTCCTAATGAATTTGCCTCGTTGTCTGTTTGGTTCTAGCAGCCTTGGGGAGATAGCCATTGTTGCTGGGGGAAGTGATAAGAATGGCAATGTTCTACAATCTGTTGAACTCTACAATTCTAAAGTAGGTACTTGGCAAACATTGCCCGACATGAACTTCCTGCGTAAACTATGTCCGAGATTTTTTATGGATGGGAAGTTTTATGTGATTGGGGGCATGTCAAGTGATACAGATTGTTTGACTTGTGGTGAAGAGTACAATATTGAGACAAGGTCATGGAGGAGGATAGAAAATATGTACC CACCTCCTTTAGTTCTTGTTGTAAATAATCGATTTACTCACGATCAAGCAACTAATGAAGTTAAGAAATATGATAAGGTTAATAACTCATGGAGTGTTGTGAAGAGACTACCTGTGAGGGCGGACTCTTCCTACGGTTGGGGGTTGGCATTTAAAGCATGCGGAAATAGTTTACTAGTAATAGGAGCTGGAGGTCATGGAAGGCATGATGATGGAGTAATTGTTCTTCATTCTTGGAATCCAGATGAGGGAAACAGGGATGGACAAGAGTGGAATGTGCTTGCTGTCAAGGCACGGGCAGGTGCTTTTGTGTATAATTGTGCGGTAATGGactgttataatttttattgtctcagtatcattaattttattgttctttttcccattttatga